One region of Paucibacter aquatile genomic DNA includes:
- a CDS encoding ribokinase, protein MTAARSVTVVGSLNIDMLAHSERLPEPGETLVGQRFVMTPGGKGANQAVAAARLGAHTVFLSRVGTRQYGSDLLQALEGEGIDCRAVHRDPQALPGIAVIMVASRDGENSIVYVPGSNAQLSAADVQAARAQLQASAVVVAQLEVPVPAIQAAFEIARAAGAVTVLNAAPALAVPAELLALSDWLVVNETEALLMAGGEASMEVSAAAECLRARGPAQVLVSLGAKGALLCNAEGQVLLPAQAVKAVETVGAGDTLVGGLAAALAEGQGAQAAVRLGQAAAALAVSRPGVQDAMPRRAELGAAFAPR, encoded by the coding sequence ATGACAGCAGCACGCAGCGTGACCGTGGTCGGCAGCCTCAACATCGACATGCTGGCGCATTCCGAGCGCTTGCCCGAGCCGGGCGAAACCCTGGTCGGCCAGCGTTTCGTTATGACCCCCGGCGGCAAGGGCGCCAACCAGGCCGTGGCCGCAGCCCGCCTGGGCGCCCACACGGTGTTTTTGTCCCGCGTGGGCACGCGCCAGTACGGCAGCGATTTGCTGCAGGCGCTGGAAGGCGAGGGCATTGATTGCCGCGCCGTCCATCGCGACCCGCAGGCCCTGCCCGGCATCGCCGTCATCATGGTGGCCAGCCGCGATGGCGAGAACTCCATCGTCTACGTGCCGGGCAGCAATGCCCAGCTGAGTGCCGCCGATGTGCAGGCGGCCCGCGCGCAGCTGCAAGCCAGCGCCGTGGTGGTGGCTCAGCTGGAGGTGCCGGTGCCGGCCATTCAGGCGGCGTTCGAGATCGCGCGCGCAGCCGGTGCCGTCACTGTGCTCAATGCCGCCCCGGCCCTGGCCGTGCCGGCCGAGCTGCTGGCCCTCAGCGACTGGCTGGTGGTCAACGAGACCGAGGCGCTGCTGATGGCGGGTGGCGAGGCTTCGATGGAGGTGTCCGCGGCGGCGGAATGCCTGCGTGCACGAGGCCCCGCCCAGGTGTTGGTCTCTTTGGGCGCCAAGGGCGCCTTGCTGTGCAATGCCGAGGGTCAGGTCTTGCTGCCAGCCCAAGCCGTCAAGGCGGTCGAGACGGTGGGCGCGGGTGACACCCTGGTGGGCGGCTTGGCCGCCGCCTTGGCCGAAGGGCAGGGCGCGCAAGCGGCCGTTCGCCTCGGGCAAGCCGCAGCCGCGCTGGCGGTCAGCCGCCCCGGGGTGCAAGATGCGATGCCGCGCCGCGCCGAGCTCGGCGCTGCGTTTGCGCCGCGCTGA
- a CDS encoding substrate-binding domain-containing protein: MSTIKDVAALAGVSFTTVSHVLNETRPVSADARRRVLAAVEEIGYLPSAVARSLRKSETKIVGVLVPNVQNPFFAELVCGVEESCRLAGYSVFLCNSDNDPKRQQQYMRTLLEKRVDGLLLSSAGDDEALARIFKLASVPSVTVDRLVPGARADRVSVHNQQGAYNAVRHLIELGHRRVACISGPAEFEVARERIEGWRRALQEAGISPDASWVIESDFSSPGGYDAARRLLMAQAKPEHGAAAPFTGIFASNDMMAIGALRAAAELGLRVPQQLSVVGFDDIELSRYVFPALTSVGCSIKELGHEAGRVLIERIENPGAALKDVLLTPRLVVRESTAAPDAALLAP, encoded by the coding sequence GTGAGCACCATCAAAGATGTCGCAGCCCTGGCCGGGGTGTCCTTCACCACCGTGTCCCATGTGCTGAACGAGACCCGGCCGGTCAGTGCCGATGCCCGCCGCCGTGTCCTGGCCGCGGTCGAGGAAATCGGCTACCTGCCCAGCGCGGTGGCGCGCTCGCTGCGCAAGAGCGAGACCAAGATCGTGGGGGTGCTGGTGCCCAATGTGCAGAACCCCTTCTTTGCCGAACTGGTCTGCGGTGTGGAAGAGAGCTGCCGCCTGGCCGGCTACTCGGTGTTCCTGTGCAACTCGGACAACGACCCCAAGCGCCAGCAGCAGTACATGCGCACCCTGCTGGAAAAGCGAGTCGATGGTTTGCTGCTGTCCTCCGCCGGTGACGACGAAGCCCTGGCCCGCATCTTCAAGCTGGCCAGCGTGCCCTCGGTGACCGTCGACCGCCTGGTCCCGGGCGCGCGCGCCGACCGGGTGTCGGTGCACAACCAGCAGGGCGCCTACAACGCCGTGCGTCATTTGATCGAACTGGGCCACCGCCGTGTGGCCTGCATCAGCGGCCCGGCCGAGTTCGAGGTGGCCCGTGAGCGCATCGAAGGCTGGCGCCGCGCCCTGCAGGAAGCCGGCATCAGCCCGGACGCCTCCTGGGTGATCGAGAGCGATTTCAGCAGCCCCGGGGGTTACGACGCCGCACGGCGCCTGCTGATGGCCCAGGCTAAGCCTGAGCACGGCGCCGCGGCGCCGTTCACCGGCATCTTCGCCAGCAACGACATGATGGCCATCGGCGCCCTGCGCGCCGCGGCCGAGCTCGGCCTGCGCGTGCCGCAGCAGCTCTCGGTGGTGGGCTTCGATGACATCGAGCTCAGCCGCTATGTCTTCCCGGCCCTGACCTCGGTGGGTTGCTCCATCAAAGAGCTGGGCCATGAAGCCGGTCGGGTGCTGATCGAGCGCATCGAGAACCCGGGCGCTGCCCTGAAAGATGTGTTGTTGACCCCGCGCCTGGTTGTGCGCGAGAGCACGGCCGCCCCCGACGCGGCGCTGCTCGCCCCCTGA
- a CDS encoding succinate dehydrogenase iron-sulfur subunit, which produces MTKRTFQIYRYDPDKDAKPYMQTLEVELDGSERMLLDALMKLKQLDPTLSFRRSCREGVCGSDAMNINGKNGLACLTNMRTLPGVVVLKPLPGLPVVRDLIVDMTQFFKQYNSIKPFLINDTPLPDKERLQFPEERDELNGLYECILCASCSTSCPSFWWNPDKFVGPAGLLQAYRFIADSRDQATAERLDNLEDPYRLFRCHTIMNCVDVCPKGLNPTKAIGKIKEMMVRRAV; this is translated from the coding sequence ATGACCAAGCGTACCTTCCAGATCTACCGCTACGACCCGGACAAGGATGCCAAGCCGTATATGCAGACCCTCGAGGTCGAGTTGGACGGCTCCGAGCGCATGCTGCTCGACGCACTGATGAAGCTCAAGCAGCTGGATCCGACCCTGAGCTTCCGTCGTTCCTGCCGCGAAGGCGTGTGCGGCTCGGATGCCATGAACATCAACGGCAAGAACGGTCTGGCCTGCCTGACCAATATGCGCACCTTGCCGGGTGTTGTGGTGCTTAAGCCCCTGCCGGGCCTGCCGGTGGTGCGAGACCTGATCGTCGACATGACGCAGTTCTTCAAGCAGTACAACTCGATCAAGCCCTTCCTGATCAACGACACGCCGCTGCCCGACAAGGAGCGTCTGCAGTTCCCGGAAGAGCGCGACGAGCTGAACGGTCTGTACGAGTGCATCTTGTGCGCCAGCTGCTCGACCAGCTGCCCCAGCTTCTGGTGGAACCCCGACAAGTTCGTCGGCCCTGCCGGTCTGCTGCAAGCCTATCGCTTCATCGCCGACAGCCGCGACCAGGCCACGGCCGAGCGCCTGGACAATCTGGAAGATCCGTACCGGCTCTTCCGCTGCCACACCATCATGAATTGCGTCGATGTCTGCCCCAAGGGTCTGAACCCCACCAAGGCCATCGGCAAGATCAAGGAAATGATGGTGCGCCGCGCCGTCTGA
- a CDS encoding TRZ/ATZ family hydrolase: MSTTTILKARWLLTMTPGSEVLNEHALVMKGERIAAVLPWAEAEAQFPDAELVEMGQHVLIPGLINGHTHSAMSLLRGVADDVPLMDWLNNHIWPLEKKWVSEDWTYQGSLLSAAEALRGGVTYLNDMYFFPTAMARAAVDSGIRAGVSINVIDFPTGYASGPDDYIAKGVAAYEQFKGEALLDWTSAPHAPYTVSDETFVKLRELSERLDIQMHCHIHETEDEVQGSLKQYGMRPLERLNRLGVLNSKMMAVHMVHLSEDEIAMLARQGVHLVHNPNSNLKLASGVAPITALEAAGVNTILGTDGAASNNRQDMFGEIRAAALLAKGTTQNSTTVSARTALEMATIRAAKAMGREADLGSLEVGKLADVVAVSLDALECRPVYHADAQLVYVAGREHVSDVWVGGRRVLKGRELTTLDQGALLDRVDAIVHAMKTER, from the coding sequence ATGAGCACGACGACGATTCTGAAAGCCCGCTGGCTGCTGACCATGACCCCCGGCAGCGAGGTGCTGAACGAGCACGCCCTGGTCATGAAGGGCGAGCGCATTGCCGCCGTCCTGCCCTGGGCCGAGGCTGAAGCGCAGTTCCCCGATGCGGAGCTCGTGGAAATGGGTCAACACGTGCTGATCCCCGGCCTGATCAACGGCCACACCCATTCGGCCATGTCCCTGCTGCGCGGCGTGGCCGACGATGTGCCGCTGATGGACTGGCTCAACAACCACATCTGGCCGCTGGAGAAGAAGTGGGTCAGCGAGGACTGGACTTACCAGGGTAGCCTGCTCTCGGCCGCCGAAGCCTTGCGCGGTGGCGTCACCTACCTCAACGACATGTATTTCTTCCCCACCGCCATGGCCCGCGCCGCGGTGGATTCGGGCATTCGCGCCGGCGTGTCCATCAATGTGATCGACTTCCCCACCGGCTATGCCTCCGGCCCGGATGATTACATCGCCAAGGGCGTGGCCGCCTACGAGCAGTTCAAGGGCGAGGCCTTGCTGGACTGGACCAGCGCGCCGCACGCACCCTACACCGTGTCGGACGAAACCTTCGTCAAGCTGCGCGAGCTGTCCGAGCGCTTGGACATCCAGATGCACTGCCACATCCACGAAACCGAAGATGAGGTGCAAGGCAGCCTGAAGCAGTACGGCATGCGCCCGCTGGAGCGCCTGAACAGGCTGGGCGTGTTGAACAGCAAGATGATGGCCGTGCACATGGTGCATCTGAGCGAGGACGAAATCGCCATGCTGGCCCGCCAGGGCGTGCACCTGGTGCACAACCCCAACTCCAACCTCAAGCTGGCCTCGGGCGTGGCGCCTATCACGGCACTGGAGGCGGCCGGCGTCAACACCATCCTCGGTACCGATGGCGCGGCCTCCAACAACCGCCAGGACATGTTCGGTGAGATCCGCGCGGCCGCCTTGCTGGCCAAGGGCACGACGCAAAACAGCACCACCGTCTCGGCCCGCACGGCGCTGGAAATGGCCACCATCCGCGCCGCCAAGGCCATGGGCCGCGAGGCTGATCTGGGCTCGCTGGAAGTGGGCAAGCTGGCCGATGTGGTGGCCGTCTCGCTCGACGCGCTGGAATGCCGCCCGGTCTACCACGCCGACGCGCAGCTGGTGTACGTGGCCGGCCGCGAGCATGTCTCCGACGTCTGGGTCGGCGGTCGCCGCGTGCTCAAGGGCCGAGAGCTGACCACTCTGGATCAAGGCGCGCTGCTGGACCGCGTGGACGCCATCGTCCATGCCATGAAGACCGAGCGCTGA
- the purL gene encoding phosphoribosylformylglycinamidine synthase: MATPKHLLSFEGGNALSAFRAQALLPQLQAINERINGVQARHVHWVWADAALDADAGAKLAALLNYGDAYVGGEDGHLVVVAPRLGTVSPWASKATDIAHNCGLNIHRVERVTEYRITLKSGLLGGTKTLSQAELIACADLLHDRMTESVLLAREDAAHLFDEKTAQPLEHVDVLGQGRAALVAANKTFGLALSEDEIDYLENAFQTLKRNPSDVELMMFAQANSEHCRHKIFNAKFTVDGVDQDLSLFGMIRNTEKLSPQHTVKAYSDNASVMEGHRIERWMPAGDQRAPQYQAREELAHVLMKVETHNHPTAISPYPGASTGAGGEIRDEGATGRGSRPKAGLTGFSVSNLHLPGLSEPWEQNPVGKPSHIASALQIMIEGPLGGAAFNNEFGRPNLNGYFRVYEQKVDGVQRGYHKPIMIAGGLGAIRDDQTQKIEFPAGSLLVQLGGPGMRIGMGGSAASSMAAGTNTADLDFDSVQRGNPEIERRVQEVINHCWGLGEKNPILAIHDVGAGGISNAFPELVNDAHRGAVFDLRKVPLEESGMAPKEIWCNESQERYVLAIAADSLDLFQRMCERERCPFAVVGVTTEKRELILEDGPGGQRAVDMPMDVLLGKPPKMHREVSRVARDAGTLDLNGVSLASVAQTVLRHPTVASKRFLITIGDRTVGGLNSRDQMVGPWQVPVADCAVTLADYKGFAGEAMAMGERTPLAAVDGPASGRMAVAESITNLLAAPIELPRVKLSANWMAACGEPGEDAALFDTVKAVGMELCPALGVSIPVGKDSLSMRTRWSDAQGAEQQVTAPVSLIITAFASVADVRGTLTPQLKTDAGDSSLILVDLGAGQHRMGGSILAQALNQFGGAVPDLDDAGLLKSLVAAVNELRAAGQLLAYHDRGDGGLWATACEMAFAGHVGVSLNVDMLVTEGDGVSDSRADTGDAKNWATQVGARREELTLKALFSEELGVLLQVRTADRDAVLQVLRRHGLSKLSHVVGKPNGNGQVEVWRDAKKVYSESLEQLHKSWDEVSWRINQLRDNPACADSEHAQAGLASDPGRHVHLSFDPNEDVAAPFIATGARPKLAILREQGVNSHVEMSYAMAQAGFDTYDVHMSDLQAGAVTLEQFKGFVACGGFSYGDTLGAGEGWARSVMFNPVLAEQFKAFFARGDSFALGVCNGCQMMAALSPIIPGAQHWPKFTRNKSEQFEARLAMVEVLESPSLFFQGMAGSRLPIAVAHGEGFADFSQRGDAAQVARAMRYVDHSGQATETYPLNPNGSPDGLTSVTTADGRFTVLMPHPERVFRNVQLSWTSGDVSAFSPWMRMFRNARKALG, from the coding sequence ATGGCAACACCCAAGCACTTGCTTTCTTTCGAGGGCGGCAACGCTCTATCCGCCTTCCGGGCTCAGGCCTTGCTGCCGCAGCTGCAGGCGATCAACGAACGTATCAATGGTGTGCAAGCGCGCCATGTGCATTGGGTCTGGGCTGATGCGGCCCTGGATGCAGACGCTGGCGCCAAGCTGGCCGCGCTGCTGAACTATGGCGATGCCTATGTGGGCGGCGAAGACGGCCACCTGGTGGTGGTGGCCCCGCGCCTGGGCACGGTCAGCCCCTGGGCGTCCAAGGCCACCGACATCGCCCACAACTGCGGCCTGAACATCCACCGCGTCGAGCGCGTCACCGAGTACCGCATCACCCTCAAGAGCGGCCTGCTGGGCGGCACCAAGACCCTGAGCCAGGCCGAGCTGATCGCCTGCGCCGATCTGCTGCACGACCGCATGACCGAGAGCGTGCTGCTGGCCCGCGAGGACGCCGCCCACCTGTTCGATGAGAAGACCGCCCAGCCGCTGGAGCATGTCGATGTGCTGGGCCAGGGCCGCGCCGCCCTGGTGGCCGCCAACAAGACTTTCGGCCTGGCCCTGTCCGAAGACGAGATTGACTACCTCGAAAACGCCTTCCAGACCCTGAAGCGCAACCCCAGCGATGTCGAGCTGATGATGTTCGCGCAGGCCAATTCCGAGCATTGCCGCCACAAGATCTTCAACGCCAAGTTCACGGTCGACGGCGTCGACCAGGACCTGAGCCTGTTCGGCATGATCCGCAACACCGAGAAGCTGAGCCCGCAGCACACGGTCAAGGCCTATTCGGACAATGCCTCGGTCATGGAAGGCCACCGCATCGAGCGCTGGATGCCGGCCGGCGACCAGCGCGCGCCGCAGTACCAGGCCCGCGAGGAGCTGGCCCATGTGCTGATGAAGGTCGAGACCCACAACCACCCGACCGCCATTTCGCCTTACCCCGGTGCCTCGACCGGCGCCGGTGGCGAAATCCGTGACGAAGGCGCCACCGGCCGCGGCTCCCGCCCCAAGGCCGGCCTGACCGGCTTTTCGGTCTCCAACCTGCACCTGCCTGGCCTGAGCGAGCCCTGGGAGCAGAATCCGGTTGGCAAGCCCAGCCACATCGCCAGCGCCTTGCAGATCATGATCGAAGGCCCGCTCGGTGGCGCGGCCTTCAACAATGAGTTCGGCCGCCCCAATCTGAACGGCTACTTCCGCGTCTACGAGCAGAAGGTGGACGGCGTGCAGCGCGGCTACCACAAGCCCATCATGATCGCCGGCGGCCTGGGTGCCATCCGCGACGACCAGACGCAGAAGATCGAGTTCCCCGCCGGCTCCCTGCTGGTGCAGCTGGGTGGTCCCGGCATGCGCATCGGCATGGGCGGCAGCGCTGCCAGCTCGATGGCGGCTGGCACCAACACCGCCGACCTGGATTTCGACTCGGTGCAGCGAGGTAACCCCGAGATCGAGCGGCGCGTGCAGGAGGTGATCAACCACTGCTGGGGTCTGGGTGAGAAGAACCCCATCCTGGCCATCCACGATGTGGGCGCCGGCGGCATCTCCAATGCTTTCCCCGAGCTGGTCAACGATGCCCATCGCGGCGCGGTCTTCGATCTGCGCAAGGTGCCGCTGGAAGAGTCCGGCATGGCGCCCAAGGAAATCTGGTGCAACGAGAGCCAGGAGCGCTATGTGCTGGCGATTGCCGCCGACAGCCTGGACCTGTTCCAGCGCATGTGCGAGCGCGAGCGCTGCCCCTTTGCCGTGGTCGGCGTGACCACCGAGAAACGCGAGCTGATTCTGGAAGACGGCCCCGGCGGCCAGCGTGCCGTGGACATGCCCATGGATGTGTTGCTGGGCAAGCCGCCCAAGATGCACCGCGAGGTCAGCCGCGTCGCCCGCGATGCCGGCACGCTCGATCTGAACGGCGTCAGCCTGGCCAGCGTGGCCCAGACCGTGCTGCGCCACCCGACCGTGGCCTCCAAGCGCTTCCTGATCACCATCGGTGACCGCACCGTCGGCGGCCTGAACAGCCGCGACCAGATGGTCGGCCCCTGGCAGGTGCCGGTGGCGGATTGCGCCGTGACCCTGGCCGATTACAAGGGCTTCGCCGGTGAAGCCATGGCCATGGGCGAGCGCACGCCGCTGGCGGCCGTGGACGGCCCGGCCTCGGGCCGCATGGCGGTGGCCGAGTCCATCACCAATCTGCTGGCCGCACCGATCGAGCTGCCACGCGTCAAGCTCAGCGCCAACTGGATGGCCGCCTGCGGCGAGCCTGGTGAGGATGCCGCCTTGTTCGACACCGTCAAGGCGGTCGGCATGGAACTGTGCCCGGCCCTGGGCGTGTCCATCCCCGTGGGCAAGGACTCCCTGTCCATGCGCACCCGCTGGAGCGATGCGCAAGGCGCCGAGCAACAGGTGACAGCCCCCGTCTCCTTGATCATCACCGCCTTTGCCTCGGTGGCCGATGTGCGCGGCACGCTGACGCCCCAGCTCAAGACCGATGCCGGCGACAGCAGCCTGATCCTGGTCGACCTGGGTGCCGGCCAGCACCGCATGGGCGGCTCCATCCTGGCCCAGGCCCTGAACCAGTTCGGCGGTGCCGTGCCGGATCTGGACGACGCGGGCTTGCTCAAGAGCCTGGTCGCCGCAGTCAATGAGCTGCGCGCTGCCGGCCAGTTGCTGGCTTACCACGACCGCGGTGACGGCGGTCTCTGGGCCACGGCCTGCGAGATGGCTTTTGCCGGCCATGTGGGCGTGAGCCTCAATGTCGACATGCTGGTCACCGAGGGGGACGGCGTCAGCGACAGCCGCGCCGACACCGGCGACGCCAAGAACTGGGCCACCCAGGTGGGCGCACGCCGCGAAGAGCTGACGCTCAAGGCCTTGTTCAGCGAAGAGCTGGGCGTGCTGCTGCAGGTGCGCACCGCCGACCGCGACGCCGTGCTGCAGGTGCTGCGCCGCCACGGCCTGTCCAAGCTCAGCCATGTGGTGGGCAAGCCCAATGGCAACGGCCAGGTCGAGGTCTGGCGCGATGCCAAGAAGGTCTACAGCGAATCGCTGGAACAGCTGCACAAGAGCTGGGACGAGGTGTCCTGGCGCATCAACCAGCTGCGCGACAACCCGGCCTGCGCCGACAGTGAGCATGCCCAGGCGGGCCTGGCCAGCGACCCCGGCCGCCATGTGCACCTGAGCTTCGACCCGAACGAGGATGTGGCCGCGCCCTTCATCGCCACCGGCGCCCGCCCCAAGCTGGCCATCCTGCGCGAGCAGGGCGTCAACTCGCATGTCGAGATGAGCTATGCCATGGCGCAGGCCGGCTTCGACACCTACGACGTGCACATGAGCGATCTGCAGGCCGGCGCGGTGACGCTGGAGCAGTTCAAGGGCTTTGTGGCCTGCGGCGGTTTCAGCTACGGCGACACCCTGGGCGCCGGCGAAGGCTGGGCCCGCTCGGTGATGTTCAACCCGGTGCTGGCCGAGCAGTTCAAGGCTTTCTTCGCTCGCGGCGACAGCTTTGCTCTGGGCGTGTGCAATGGCTGCCAGATGATGGCGGCGCTGTCGCCCATCATCCCGGGCGCGCAGCACTGGCCCAAGTTCACGCGCAACAAGAGCGAGCAGTTCGAGGCCCGCCTTGCCATGGTGGAAGTGCTGGAGTCGCCCAGCCTGTTCTTCCAGGGCATGGCCGGCAGCCGCCTGCCCATCGCCGTGGCGCATGGTGAAGGTTTTGCCGACTTCTCGCAGCGCGGCGATGCCGCCCAGGTCGCACGCGCCATGCGCTATGTCGACCATTCGGGGCAAGCCACCGAGACCTATCCGCTCAACCCCAACGGCAGCCCGGACGGCCTGACCTCGGTGACCACCGCCGATGGCCGCTTCACCGTGCTGATGCCGCACCCGGAGCGCGTGTTCCGCAATGTGCAGCTGAGCTGGACTTCGGGCGACGTCAGCGCGTTCAGCCCGTGGATGCGGATGTTCCGCAACGCCCGCAAGGCCCTGGGCTGA
- the gltA gene encoding citrate synthase, with product MTPSDVKATLSFSDGSPQMDLPIYKGSVGPDVIDIRKLYAQTGKFTYDPGFLSTASCNSTITYIDGDKGELLYRGYPIEQLAVNCDYLETCYLLLYGELPNETQKAEFENRVMHHTMVNEQMQFFLRGFRRDAHPMAVMTGLVGAMSAFYHDSTDINNPEHREIAAIRLIAKMPTLVAMAYKYTIGQPYIYPKNDLSYAGNFMRMMFATPCEEYKPNDVLVRAMDRIFTLHADHEQNASTSTVRLCGSSGTNPFAAIAAGVACLWGPAHGGANEACLNMLGDIQKQGGVDKIGEFIKQVKDKNSGVKLMGFGHRVYKNYDPRAKLMRETCYEVLGELGLQDDPLFELAMKLEKIALEDEYFVARKLYPNVDFYSGIVQRAIGIPVPLFTAIFALARTVGWIAQLNEMIGDPEYKIGRPRQLFVGATSRNVKPIGER from the coding sequence ATGACACCGTCTGACGTCAAAGCCACCCTGTCGTTCTCCGACGGCAGCCCGCAAATGGACCTGCCCATCTACAAGGGTTCGGTCGGCCCGGATGTGATCGACATCCGCAAGCTGTACGCGCAGACGGGCAAGTTCACCTACGACCCGGGCTTCCTGTCCACGGCTTCGTGCAACTCCACCATCACCTACATCGACGGTGACAAGGGCGAGCTGCTGTACCGCGGATACCCGATCGAGCAACTGGCCGTCAACTGCGACTACCTCGAAACCTGCTACCTGCTGCTCTACGGAGAGCTGCCGAACGAGACGCAGAAGGCCGAGTTCGAGAACCGCGTCATGCACCACACCATGGTGAATGAGCAGATGCAGTTCTTCCTGCGTGGCTTCCGCCGCGACGCGCACCCCATGGCCGTGATGACCGGTCTGGTGGGCGCCATGTCGGCCTTCTACCACGACAGCACCGACATCAATAACCCCGAGCATCGTGAGATCGCGGCCATCCGCCTGATCGCCAAGATGCCGACCCTGGTGGCGATGGCTTACAAGTACACCATCGGCCAGCCCTACATCTACCCGAAGAACGACCTCAGCTACGCCGGCAACTTCATGCGCATGATGTTTGCCACGCCGTGCGAGGAGTACAAGCCCAATGACGTGCTGGTGCGCGCCATGGACCGCATCTTCACCCTGCACGCCGACCACGAGCAAAACGCCTCGACCTCGACCGTTCGCCTGTGCGGCTCTTCGGGCACCAACCCCTTCGCAGCCATCGCCGCTGGTGTGGCCTGCCTGTGGGGCCCCGCTCACGGCGGCGCCAACGAGGCCTGCCTGAACATGCTGGGTGACATCCAGAAGCAGGGCGGCGTTGACAAGATTGGCGAGTTCATCAAGCAGGTCAAGGACAAGAACTCCGGCGTCAAGCTGATGGGCTTCGGTCACCGTGTCTACAAGAACTACGACCCGCGTGCCAAGCTGATGCGCGAGACCTGCTACGAGGTGCTGGGCGAGCTGGGCCTGCAGGACGACCCGCTGTTCGAACTGGCCATGAAGCTGGAAAAGATTGCGCTGGAAGACGAGTACTTCGTCGCCCGCAAGCTCTACCCGAACGTCGACTTCTACTCGGGCATCGTGCAGCGAGCCATCGGCATCCCGGTGCCGCTGTTCACCGCCATCTTCGCTCTGGCCCGCACGGTGGGCTGGATCGCCCAACTGAACGAGATGATCGGCGACCCGGAGTACAAGATCGGCCGTCCGCGCCAGCTCTTCGTCGGCGCCACCTCGCGCAACGTCAAGCCCATCGGCGAGCGTTGA
- a CDS encoding nucleoside hydrolase, whose product MTDLSHRPRSVIFDTDPGIDDAMALFLLARHPALKLRAVTSVFGNASIEVTTRNARALCAFYGQPVPVAAGAAGPLFAHAARPHSTHVHGEDGLGGRAELALAEQDLAPLDPRPAHELICDMVNAEPGEITLIAVGPMTNLALALQHDPGIAAKVAQVIIMGGAFGTHGHSGNVTPVAEANIINDPEAADQVLAAPWPVVVVGLDVTHAVVMQESYLDGLRGRGGQGAAVGEFLWQATRHYQDFYHSVAGIEGIYGHDASAIAYAIDPSLFTLRAGPVRVVTEGLAVGQTIQNTRPAASLTAPWDQSPAQQVCVAVDGPRLLALFEQVFDPSFDRPAA is encoded by the coding sequence ATGACTGATCTCTCGCACCGCCCACGTTCGGTGATTTTCGACACCGACCCCGGCATTGACGATGCCATGGCGTTGTTCCTGCTGGCCCGCCATCCGGCGCTCAAGCTTCGTGCCGTGACCTCGGTGTTCGGCAATGCCTCGATCGAGGTGACCACGCGCAATGCGCGCGCGCTCTGCGCCTTTTACGGCCAGCCGGTGCCCGTCGCCGCCGGCGCTGCTGGCCCATTGTTCGCGCATGCCGCGCGTCCGCATTCCACCCATGTCCATGGCGAAGACGGCCTGGGTGGCCGCGCCGAGCTGGCCCTGGCCGAACAAGACCTGGCCCCACTGGACCCGCGCCCCGCGCATGAGCTGATCTGCGATATGGTCAATGCCGAGCCGGGCGAGATCACCTTGATCGCTGTCGGCCCCATGACCAATCTGGCCCTGGCCCTGCAGCATGACCCCGGCATCGCCGCCAAGGTGGCCCAGGTCATCATCATGGGCGGTGCTTTTGGCACCCACGGCCACAGTGGCAACGTCACGCCTGTGGCCGAAGCCAACATCATCAACGACCCTGAGGCGGCCGATCAGGTGCTGGCCGCGCCCTGGCCGGTGGTGGTGGTGGGTCTGGACGTGACCCATGCGGTGGTCATGCAGGAGTCCTATCTCGATGGCCTGCGCGGCCGAGGCGGGCAGGGCGCTGCGGTGGGCGAGTTTCTCTGGCAGGCCACCCGCCACTACCAGGACTTCTATCACAGCGTGGCCGGCATCGAGGGCATCTACGGCCACGACGCCAGCGCGATTGCCTATGCCATCGACCCCAGCCTGTTCACCCTGCGCGCCGGCCCGGTGCGGGTGGTGACCGAGGGCCTGGCCGTGGGCCAGACCATCCAGAACACCCGGCCCGCGGCCAGCCTGACGGCGCCCTGGGACCAGAGCCCTGCGCAGCAGGTCTGCGTGGCCGTCGATGGCCCGCGACTTCTGGCGCTTTTTGAGCAGGTGTTTGACCCATCGTTCGATCGCCCGGCCGCCTAA
- a CDS encoding FAD assembly factor SdhE encodes MSTQAAITPAADALIDERALSKLRWRCRRGLLENDLLIERFFNKHADTLTESQAQGLRELMDLSDNDLLDLLLCRKEPQGDLQRPDVEEVLSLIRTAP; translated from the coding sequence ATGAGCACCCAAGCTGCCATCACTCCCGCTGCAGACGCGCTGATCGACGAGCGCGCCCTGTCCAAGCTGCGCTGGCGTTGCCGGCGCGGCCTGTTGGAGAACGATCTCCTGATCGAGCGTTTCTTCAACAAGCATGCGGACACGCTGACCGAATCGCAGGCGCAAGGGCTGCGGGAGTTGATGGATCTGTCCGATAACGATCTGTTGGACTTGCTGCTGTGCCGCAAGGAGCCGCAAGGCGATTTGCAGCGCCCCGATGTTGAAGAAGTCCTGAGCCTCATCAGGACCGCCCCATAA